Proteins from one Ornithobacterium rhinotracheale genomic window:
- a CDS encoding glycosyltransferase family 2 protein codes for MPRISIITPTYNRANLLKRAFDSLQNQESKDFEWIVIDDGSTDNTDELIKTFSPNGFDLSYYKKTNGGKHTALNFGVQKAKGDFTLILDTDDHLTPTAIEQLKENIQKINDMSVVAVATRRISSDGKIVGRGNFDKITSNSLDIRYKHNITGDLVEVFKTDILQEYTFPEIEGEKFCPEALIWNRIAQKYKIDFYNYGFYVTEYLPGGLTDKIVKIRMNSPKASMIHYSELASYNIPLKEKIKATINFWRFSFNDNDWSFKNKLSRVNLLYSLVGFPLGFAMYLNDRRKNK; via the coding sequence ATGCCAAGAATAAGCATTATTACTCCTACCTATAATAGAGCTAATTTATTAAAAAGAGCCTTTGATTCTCTACAAAATCAAGAATCTAAAGATTTTGAATGGATTGTGATAGACGACGGTAGCACTGATAATACAGATGAACTAATTAAAACCTTTTCTCCTAATGGCTTTGATTTGTCCTATTACAAAAAAACTAATGGGGGAAAACATACCGCTTTAAATTTTGGTGTTCAAAAAGCAAAAGGTGATTTTACTTTAATATTAGACACTGACGACCACTTGACGCCAACAGCGATTGAGCAACTAAAAGAGAATATCCAAAAAATAAATGATATGTCTGTTGTAGCCGTAGCAACGCGAAGAATATCAAGTGATGGAAAGATTGTAGGTCGTGGTAACTTTGATAAAATCACAAGTAACTCACTAGACATTCGATACAAACATAACATTACGGGTGACTTGGTTGAAGTATTTAAAACAGATATACTTCAAGAGTATACATTTCCTGAGATTGAAGGTGAAAAATTCTGTCCAGAAGCATTAATATGGAATAGAATTGCCCAGAAATATAAAATTGATTTTTACAACTATGGTTTTTATGTTACTGAATATTTACCTGGTGGACTAACTGATAAAATTGTAAAAATCCGTATGAACTCGCCCAAAGCTTCTATGATTCATTACAGCGAATTGGCTTCTTACAATATTCCATTGAAAGAAAAAATCAAAGCGACTATCAATTTCTGGCGTTTCAGCTTTAATGATAATGATTGGAGCTTTAAAAACAAATTATCTCGAGTAAATTTATTATATTCACTCGTTGGTTTCCCTTTGGGATTTGCCATGTATTTAAACGACCGTAGAAAAAACAAATAA